A single region of the Gemmatimonadota bacterium genome encodes:
- a CDS encoding AAA family ATPase: protein MQNPSPSTRRADRRKLPIGIQTFRKMREENCYYVDKTAYIQRLVDEGTHYFLSRPRRFGKSLFLDTLKELFEGNESLFEGLHIHDHWDWSVHHPVIRLSFGSGNFKEPGYLQTNLMAQLDAVQRREAVKSEYATAPERFAHLIEALHERVGQPVVVLVDEYDKPILDALDVPEIARANRDFLRGLYATIKDSDAHVRFTFLTGVSKFSKVHLFSGLNNLTDITMDPRYSAVCGYTEADLDAVFAPELLGLDRDKIRDWYNGYSWLGEEKVYNPFDILLLFRRRSFEAYWFETGTPTFLIETLFKRRVSSLELDEMIGSSDLLSTFDVDEIATEALLFQTGYLTITGEESLGGESLYRLGYPNREVRQSLNRSLLRYLVKDPSRQMANSVQLYRLLEANDFEGLKTLFHAFFASIPYEWYTNNDIANYEGYYASVFYSYFAALGLDITVEDSSSHGCLDMAVLFNGNVYLFEFKVVEMAPKGAAMAQLKARRYADKYHARGEPIHLIAVEFSRESRNIAAFEVASA, encoded by the coding sequence ATGCAAAATCCGAGTCCCAGCACACGGCGGGCAGATAGACGCAAGTTGCCCATCGGCATTCAGACCTTTCGCAAGATGCGAGAGGAGAATTGCTATTACGTTGACAAAACCGCTTATATTCAGCGGTTGGTAGATGAAGGCACGCATTACTTTTTATCGCGTCCTCGCCGCTTTGGCAAAAGCCTCTTTCTCGACACCTTAAAAGAACTGTTCGAAGGCAACGAGTCACTATTTGAAGGACTTCACATTCACGACCACTGGGACTGGTCGGTCCACCATCCGGTAATTCGCTTGAGCTTTGGCAGTGGCAACTTCAAAGAGCCGGGCTATCTGCAAACAAATCTCATGGCACAACTGGACGCTGTCCAACGTAGGGAGGCCGTGAAGTCCGAATACGCCACCGCACCCGAGCGTTTCGCCCATCTGATTGAGGCATTGCACGAGCGGGTCGGGCAACCTGTGGTCGTTCTGGTAGATGAATACGACAAGCCGATTCTCGATGCTCTGGATGTACCGGAGATTGCGCGTGCCAACCGCGACTTTTTGCGCGGCCTGTACGCAACCATCAAGGACAGCGACGCGCACGTCCGATTCACCTTCCTCACCGGCGTCAGCAAGTTCTCCAAGGTGCATCTGTTCTCAGGCCTCAACAACCTGACTGACATCACCATGGATCCGCGCTACTCAGCGGTATGCGGCTACACCGAAGCAGACCTGGACGCGGTGTTCGCACCAGAACTGCTGGGTCTGGACCGAGATAAAATCCGAGATTGGTACAACGGCTATAGCTGGCTGGGCGAGGAGAAGGTCTATAACCCTTTCGACATCCTTCTGCTCTTCCGACGACGCAGCTTCGAAGCCTATTGGTTCGAGACTGGTACGCCGACATTTCTTATCGAGACCTTGTTCAAACGCCGCGTCAGTTCTCTGGAACTCGACGAGATGATCGGCAGTAGCGACTTGCTATCGACCTTCGATGTCGATGAAATCGCGACCGAGGCCCTGCTGTTTCAAACCGGGTACCTGACCATTACCGGTGAGGAAAGCCTGGGTGGCGAATCCCTGTACCGACTGGGTTATCCCAACCGGGAAGTGCGCCAGAGTCTCAACCGCAGCCTGCTGCGTTACCTGGTAAAAGACCCGTCTCGCCAGATGGCGAACAGCGTCCAACTCTATCGCCTACTGGAAGCGAATGACTTCGAGGGACTCAAGACACTGTTCCACGCATTCTTTGCAAGTATTCCCTACGAATGGTACACAAACAACGACATCGCCAACTACGAGGGCTACTACGCGAGCGTATTTTATTCCTATTTCGCAGCACTGGGGCTTGACATCACGGTAGAAGACAGCAGCAGCCACGGCTGTCTGGACATGGCCGTATTATTCAACGGCAACGTGTACCTGTTCGAATTCAAAGTAGTGGAAATGGCCCCCAAAGGCGCGGCAATGGCGCAATTAAAGGCGCGGCGTTACGCCGACAAATACCACGCCCGGGGCGAGCCAATCCACCTGATCGCGGTAGAGTTCAGCCGTGAGAGCCGTAACATCGCGGCGTTTGAAGTGGCGAGTGCTTGA
- a CDS encoding helix-turn-helix transcriptional regulator, whose protein sequence is MIDLLDDNSDCAAIDRALREDEAGKTIPGETVNAILDGATPLKAWRQYREFTLEMLADRIGVSKEHLLQIENGQKSGTVDISRRLSTILDVELEDLVE, encoded by the coding sequence ATGATTGACCTGCTGGATGACAACTCAGATTGTGCCGCCATTGACCGCGCATTGCGTGAAGATGAGGCTGGGAAAACCATTCCAGGCGAGACCGTGAACGCGATCCTGGATGGTGCTACCCCTCTGAAGGCATGGCGACAATACCGCGAGTTCACGCTGGAGATGCTGGCGGATCGGATAGGCGTCTCAAAGGAACATCTTTTACAGATCGAGAATGGTCAAAAGTCTGGAACAGTAGATATATCCCGCCGACTCTCGACCATTTTAGACGTGGAATTGGAAGATCTGGTTGAATGA
- a CDS encoding ABC transporter substrate-binding protein, translating to MNWKNKCKTAFYLIVLTALATLTSGFAVANERPLTVVSWGGSYARACVKGYHEAFTAETGIKINLEDYNGGLAQIRAQVESGNVHWDVVDMEIPDMVRGCDEGLLEPIPVNALPAGADGTPAAQDFPLGTMTDCGPATIFYSTVYAYNEKNIPGEKPTTMADFFDLEKFPGRRGMRRTPLVNLEFALIADGVPLNKVYPTLNTPEGVDRAFRKLDTIKDHIVWWEAGAQPPQMLADGEVVMSTAYNGRIFNAQVLEDQPFVIVWDGQILDTGGLVIVAGTKNLEAAKKFLNFAATAKAIAGVGRYIAYSPTRISAEALISTHAEKGVEMNPHMPNSPQNSKRALRNSWEWWSDHIDEMNERFSAWLAQ from the coding sequence TTGAATTGGAAAAACAAGTGTAAAACGGCGTTTTATCTAATTGTACTGACCGCATTGGCCACATTGACCTCAGGTTTTGCAGTTGCCAACGAACGACCCCTAACCGTGGTCTCCTGGGGCGGATCTTATGCACGCGCCTGCGTCAAAGGCTACCACGAGGCATTTACCGCTGAAACAGGCATTAAAATCAACCTCGAAGACTACAACGGTGGGCTGGCACAAATCCGCGCACAGGTCGAGTCGGGCAATGTTCATTGGGACGTCGTCGATATGGAAATCCCCGACATGGTGCGGGGCTGTGACGAGGGCCTACTCGAACCCATCCCGGTCAACGCGCTGCCAGCAGGAGCCGATGGAACGCCTGCAGCACAGGATTTTCCGCTCGGGACGATGACGGACTGCGGTCCGGCAACGATATTTTACTCCACCGTATATGCGTACAACGAAAAGAATATCCCGGGTGAAAAACCCACCACAATGGCCGACTTCTTTGACCTCGAAAAATTCCCCGGACGCAGAGGCATGCGCCGCACGCCTCTGGTGAACCTGGAATTCGCGCTAATTGCCGACGGCGTACCGCTCAACAAGGTATATCCCACCCTCAATACCCCCGAAGGTGTAGATCGTGCCTTTCGCAAGTTAGACACCATCAAAGACCACATCGTATGGTGGGAAGCCGGGGCGCAGCCACCGCAGATGCTCGCCGATGGCGAGGTCGTGATGTCCACAGCCTACAACGGACGCATCTTCAATGCTCAGGTATTGGAAGATCAGCCCTTTGTCATCGTATGGGACGGACAAATACTGGACACAGGCGGACTTGTCATTGTCGCGGGAACGAAGAACCTCGAAGCCGCAAAGAAATTTCTCAATTTCGCCGCAACAGCGAAAGCCATAGCTGGCGTCGGCCGTTACATCGCCTACAGCCCCACGCGCATCTCTGCGGAGGCACTGATATCGACACACGCCGAGAAAGGCGTGGAAATGAACCCCCACATGCCCAACAGCCCGCAAAATTCCAAGCGCGCCCTGCGAAACTCCTGGGAATGGTGGAGCGATCACATCGACGAGATGAACGAGCGATTCAGTGCTTGGTTGGCTCAGTGA
- a CDS encoding GNAT family N-acetyltransferase, translated as MHVLETIGDERIQTYTVKNVRWKGHLKRLSLVLEEQDNTALKDQQAPRYLDVPLSACVSGGDTVFIEGQRIFVRCKNGDAQLAPAYLCREKLSVGGLKVDTLIKEITQADEHLSCISLAKFHYRDQPIFGRTSRLIARTFHPAYPKVLGYIELATPFYMNKARAKLLNFPFRNGMVSWEAWDMQTTRQYIHLIVRIARFVIHPEFRGLGLGQILTRHAAQFARTRWQVAGLLPYFLEISADMLKYVPFAERAGMHFIGETEGNLDRVVKDMGYLMKNAARVRSKEIVLKEACGIVDKQVANMERALKLQKEQGWSRNQLLNRLKRLSVDDVLQDYDLFWDIVSLPKPTYMQGLNKPSDRFISRRVAELSPPNDWEPVVLPVKPLDAPIQVENLTLKYISHVRRTRQTHAIQQAFGISPENINNIVVQDLTLNILPKEVVLITGPSGSGKTTLLNALAQRNLNKGLKQEGHIAYPDNVVMGAFKPIHSEKALVEIFSAKESMGSVQDALYLMGSVGLSDAFVFLKRFSELSTGQQYRAMLASLIARCANFWVIDEFCASLDTVTANVIADRLQKMARRLGATLVVAAPHCELFLHALRPDKVVLLTNAWEHKVESGAFFMSQLNPPDQWHNRVRQLHLKAEPFAASCRGEKTLTIRKNCLSINPGPLLLTCGNERLLVNVVSVEHLTLSQLTEDHAHRDGFPNLNTLHNFLHDAYPSLTEKSSLTAIEFERF; from the coding sequence ATGCATGTACTAGAAACCATTGGTGACGAAAGAATTCAAACATATACAGTCAAGAATGTCCGCTGGAAGGGACACTTAAAGAGGCTGTCGTTGGTTTTAGAAGAGCAGGATAATACAGCCCTCAAAGACCAGCAAGCACCAAGATACTTAGACGTTCCTCTATCCGCTTGCGTTAGTGGAGGGGATACCGTTTTTATAGAGGGACAGCGCATATTTGTGCGCTGCAAAAACGGGGACGCTCAGTTGGCACCAGCCTACCTTTGTAGGGAAAAACTGTCTGTAGGCGGTCTTAAAGTTGATACGCTCATCAAAGAGATTACTCAAGCAGATGAGCATCTAAGCTGCATCTCGCTAGCAAAATTCCATTATCGGGATCAGCCAATTTTCGGGAGAACTTCCCGACTCATTGCCAGAACGTTTCATCCAGCTTATCCCAAAGTTTTAGGGTATATTGAACTAGCGACTCCTTTCTACATGAACAAAGCACGGGCGAAATTGCTCAACTTTCCTTTTCGCAACGGAATGGTTTCCTGGGAGGCGTGGGATATGCAAACCACGCGCCAATATATTCATCTCATCGTTCGAATTGCTCGCTTTGTAATCCATCCTGAGTTTCGAGGTTTAGGTCTAGGACAGATACTCACACGGCATGCTGCTCAATTCGCCCGTACACGTTGGCAGGTCGCTGGTCTACTTCCTTACTTCTTAGAGATTTCTGCTGACATGTTGAAGTATGTTCCCTTTGCCGAGCGGGCGGGCATGCACTTTATAGGTGAGACTGAAGGGAATCTAGATCGAGTCGTGAAAGATATGGGATACTTGATGAAAAATGCCGCGCGCGTCCGAAGCAAAGAAATTGTCCTCAAAGAGGCTTGTGGTATAGTAGATAAACAGGTGGCAAATATGGAACGGGCACTCAAGCTACAGAAGGAGCAAGGATGGTCTCGGAATCAGTTGCTGAACAGACTTAAGCGATTATCAGTTGATGATGTGCTCCAGGATTATGATCTGTTCTGGGATATTGTCAGTCTGCCCAAACCAACATATATGCAAGGACTGAATAAACCATCTGACCGGTTTATTAGCCGCCGTGTTGCAGAATTATCTCCCCCAAATGATTGGGAGCCAGTCGTTCTCCCTGTAAAGCCTCTTGATGCTCCTATTCAGGTTGAAAATCTCACGTTAAAGTACATTTCTCATGTTCGTCGGACACGGCAGACGCACGCCATCCAGCAAGCATTTGGGATCTCACCAGAAAATATCAACAATATCGTCGTGCAAGATCTCACACTCAACATTCTACCCAAAGAAGTCGTCCTCATCACTGGTCCATCGGGATCGGGAAAGACAACGCTCCTAAACGCACTCGCGCAACGCAACCTCAACAAAGGATTGAAACAGGAAGGACATATTGCCTATCCTGATAATGTTGTCATGGGGGCCTTTAAGCCGATCCATTCAGAAAAGGCTTTGGTCGAGATATTCAGTGCTAAAGAAAGCATGGGAAGCGTCCAGGATGCCCTCTATCTCATGGGAAGCGTTGGTCTTTCAGATGCCTTCGTGTTTCTCAAACGATTCAGCGAGTTAAGCACGGGGCAACAGTATCGCGCCATGCTTGCCAGTCTTATTGCTCGCTGCGCCAACTTCTGGGTTATCGACGAGTTCTGCGCTAGCCTTGATACGGTCACCGCAAATGTCATTGCTGATCGTCTTCAAAAAATGGCACGGCGGCTCGGTGCCACGCTCGTCGTAGCCGCTCCACACTGCGAGTTATTTCTTCACGCACTTCGACCTGATAAAGTGGTGCTACTCACCAACGCTTGGGAGCATAAAGTAGAGTCTGGTGCATTCTTCATGAGCCAACTCAATCCACCAGACCAGTGGCATAACCGCGTCCGCCAACTTCACTTGAAGGCCGAACCTTTTGCTGCATCTTGCCGGGGTGAAAAAACGCTTACTATCCGAAAAAATTGTCTCTCAATTAATCCGGGCCCGCTCCTGCTTACCTGCGGTAATGAACGCCTTCTCGTAAATGTTGTTTCCGTAGAGCATCTAACACTATCACAACTAACAGAAGATCATGCACATCGGGATGGGTTTCCTAATCTCAATACTTTGCACAATTTCTTGCATGATGCTTATCCATCTTTAACTGAGAAAAGTAGCCTCACAGCAATAGAATTTGAGCGTTTTTGA